A single Schistocerca piceifrons isolate TAMUIC-IGC-003096 chromosome 6, iqSchPice1.1, whole genome shotgun sequence DNA region contains:
- the LOC124802435 gene encoding serine/threonine-protein phosphatase 2A 65 kDa regulatory subunit A alpha isoform-like encodes MARSYYGRVSPRARDELRKILNRLIVDNNLQVRRTAVTVLAYIENEDDVQSYSSYFTSALEKYAEEEKDGLREKGARLLINVSSYPQLSEETREAIIPVLQKYSKHSSWEVRHMIANNILKVLKALKVQTFKSRLAGVLQNLLADSEPIVRTAADNQVEEYYNYLIETAEET; translated from the exons ATGGCGCGCTCGTATTATGGACGTGTTTCGCCGAGAGCAAGAG ACGAACTGCGCAAAATTTTGAATCGTCTCATTGTGGATAACAACTTACAAGTGAGAAGAACTGCCGTCACAGTATTAGCTTACATTGAAAATGAAGATGATGTCCAGTCCTACAGTTCGTACTTCACGTCAGCTTTGGAGAAATATGCAGAGGAAGAAAAG GATGGGCTACGCGAGAAAGGGGCACGACTGTTAATCAACGTATCTTCATATCCACAACTTTCTGAGGAAACGAGAGAAGCAATAATACCCGTCTTGCAAAAGTATTCAAAACATTCCTCGTGGGAAGTCCGACACATGATTGCTAACAATATTTTGAAA GTTCTGAAAGCTCTGAAAGTACAAACATTCAAATCACGTCTTGCCGGAGTGCTTCAAAATTTGTTAGCAGATTCAGAACCTATAGTTCGAACGGCAGCAGATAATCAAGTTGAAGAGTACTACAACTATTTAATCGAAACTGCAGAGGAGACGTAA